The segment TGCCAaggaatacttttattttagggatttgtattcaaatagtcaaaatttacagcattaataaataaattatccattgaaTATTATGCTATGGTATGATCTTCATTCCatgtactgtaaatccttcatttaaagcATTGCATCACATTTTTTGCTTGTAATTTGTACAGTTAAACCTACACACATGGTCCATGTAATATTGTATAAAGTATAGAATGCAAAAAAGTAGTTTCAAAGTCCTCTGAGACAATTTCAAAAGTATTGATTGCATCTTATACAACTTATATTGTATGtgcaattttttgcaaatatatacatacatactacaaAGTAATCATAATCATCTAACTATAAACCGGTTCTCTCTatgattgtaatatatataaataatacaatagaAATCTTGAGCTACAAATTATTAATGTGAATTGTTCATATCCAATTTATGATTATGATGAAGAATAATTCTTATGTTATTCTCTAAAATAAAGAGACAAAAAATGTGTACATGTATAAAACGTGGATAGTTTTAAAGGGgggaaactctttttttttttcttcctttttatttatttttattttccttctcccgagtttataatcattttttttctcttctctgtTTTTTGACAGACTGGAATTGATAAGATTGAGTATTAAatatccgaaaaaaaaaaaactgcggccaatctttttgacaaaaaaataaatatgattttataaaaataatcatattattatcatacCCTATGTTCattgaatacataatataaaaacgtcAATTACCGTGTGTCCATTGCattaaaagtgatatttttttataaccataAATAGAGTTGAGTAACTTTATTGAGCCTTTATGTCAAACGATATATCAAGGGCATGAAAATGAGTTCAAAcatctaatatttaaattttttggaaaataaattgattttctgtaaataactgtaagatttatttttcaaaatttgtttttttttcaaaaaatgaatttatttttcaaaaaaaaaaaaactggcgatttttgaaatttatctcctataaaatgtaatattataattttttgtaaacagttgtaaatttttaaaattgtttttaatagctctagatttttgtaattttttgtaattagttgtgaatttttgaaattattttaccaagaatgtatatttgaaatttaattcttcaaatttttttccaataaattttgattttttgaatttttttttcaaaaaaattccacactcctcttattattattagtattattttgtatgtaatcaCATTATTATCATACCCTATGTTCAttcaatacataatataaaaacgtcAATTACCGTGTGTCCATTCTTATAAAAGATGGTTTTTGTATACCATAAATAGAGTTGAGTGACTTTATTGCTCCTTTATGTTAGACGATATTATTatcgtttttcattattattattattttgtgtaacTCTTTCCAAATAGTAACTATAAattacaattccaaaaaaaaaaaaaaaaaatattattataataacttgtGTCTAAAAAATCGTGACTAgtgtatattttcatataataatatatttcttctctCTTTGTTTATGTATATGTGTCTCTCGAAGGTGAAGGAGGaagaaaaattggaattttgtattacatattataatatatctatgaagaagatcatttaaatatatcgatatgcttaaataatatattcaatccaagtcaattctatataaatataacaataaaataaaaagaacaaaaaaatctacaaaggtaaaaaaaaaaatcaacatccaACCGTGAAAAAGGTTCGACCCCTTCGTGACAAAAGAAGTTTCTCCCTTtcttatgatattatattatgatgtatttaatatttaatagatcaTGACTCAAAAGAAGTAATCACGCAACCTTACTCATCTAAGCACATTCCTTCTCAAATAAAAAGCATAGCTATTAAGATAATTGCTCATCAGAAGGGAATGGTAGTAAAATCGAAATGGATttcattagtgttgagactcggtccagcaccgatttttttttcggttcggtcttagtTGATTCTTTTCCGTCTCACTTTGAGGACCGATTTTGATTTGGTCTCACTTAATGcaccaattttttctttttctagatcaactgtcattcattttttccaaaaagatatcaaaagtacacgataagttccagaacaaatactgtatacataaaaGAGACGGcgcgggatcaaaattaatccgaggtatctctgtttaaacttcgtattaTGTCAAAGTACTTGAAAAAAActtatgatgtcatgttataagcAATTTATCgctaaaatcggtctagaccgatttttttttatttaccgaACTGGACCGAATTTTTGATTCGGACCGACCTAGCCCGactttttatatgagaccgatcttttttgttggaccgaactaattcggttcatcaaaaaatataactgtcgTAGACCGGTCTAGCatttccagaccgaaccccaacactaatattcatatacattatatttaaatgagaaTATGTATTAGTGATAAAGTTGGGCTCATTTATTGTCCAAGAGATAAAACTCTTCCTTTGTTCCACATTACTCATCAAATTGGTAAGTTATGATCTGTTCGTTTCGTGATGTTTAAAAACCAATTTAACGtacaattaattacttatatattcaatgtggacatttgaacaaaaaaatgtgcCACAGAGTACTTATGATGGATGGATAATTTAATGGAGTATTTATTATACATCCGACATCACGTGGGATTTCAATCATTAGTACATGAATCTTGTGGATCATTGCATGGATTCATATGAACAATAGAgaggtttgattttcaacttttttagtgGAATTTTTATTAGGCTTAGTGCAGAAATGTTGGCAGTTATGGCGTGGAAATTACCTTTGGGAATTTGCATTGTCCTATGAGTTCATTTTTAGTTTGCacatcttgatcaaattatgaaaaaaagtataaaactcTTTACTTTGTGAATCTCGGTACAAAGAATACATTTGTagatattttccataaaataagtttgataGACTTTGTTTttacctataaaaagtgttgaaaaagttttattctcaaattgtccaatggaataaaaaaataaaaaaaatgagatttttttttctacactttcagaaaagaaaaatcattttttttgcgTAATATTCTCTCAATTTGGCTCCATAGTGgaactttaaagaaaaaaacttgattaataCTGTTTATAGGTTATAGTAATGTCAATCATagttaattaatgcaaaataatgtgAATCGacgaaataaaacttttattccctttcaaactttgaacggAATGTGCTACCTAAAGGTGACATCATAGGGCCATAAAATGATGCATAGATCATTGTCTTACAGCTTGACAACTTTTCCAATATAGCAGCTATCGAAATtcgacaaaaattgaaaaaaaaaccccggtCTATTGCACAATCTAATTTTAGATGTTGCAAATTGGGGAAAATATCCCCATTTATGTATAGGATACGTTGACATGAGTCTACATCCAATGATTCCTTAAAATCCAAGGAATCAAACTCAGCTCGGACCGAGTCTTCCCTACCTAGCGTTGCATCACTAatcatattttgcatttttctttttttaaagaaataagtttttaattaaatccacCTCTGGAAAAGAGAAATCCACCTCACATgctcaaaatacatatatatttatacacacaCACATCCACAATATTATATGCAACCAttgtttttaatagttataattatgaCGTCATCAGTGAACGAACTTGATAATTGATATCGGAAGTTGTTAAAACGAAAAAAGACGAAAGGTAAAAAAACTCGTtctaatattatgataataataataatagtaattctTTACCtgcaattattattagaaatattaatgtACCCTGCGTTAGAGTTTACTAGAAGTGGGTTCTAGTATTGATGAACACATGGTgggattttattattgttattacttttataCAAAGCATCGTActgttatttgatataatataatattatgaaatttttctctctctctctctctcgttTCTTCTTCcctaataatatttcttactcTGTCCATGatgaaaaaagagagagagagagagagaaaaaactgGAGAGAATGAACCAATAAATGCCTTTAGAAAGGGGGAGGGAGCCTCTTTTGCGCAGGCGCAATTAGGTTTTTATATAAGAGCATATCAACTTGATATAAAcctgatataaaaaagaagagagagacaaaaacacacacacacacacacgtaaTGTAATGTATTTGATTGCTCCTCCTTTTCTTTGGGGTGTTGAGGGGGAGAACGCATCTAGGAgatgaagagagagagaggaaaagAAGGCCGAAAGGGAGTGAGCGCCCGGCCTgctttttgatataatttatttatcaaaagaagaCGTTTTCCCTCAGTTTGATTTTGCTGTAGACGAGTGTGTGGTGTGGTGTGTGTTCATATATCGTGCGGTTCTCTGCCCCGTGCGTTCTCAATTTTTGATATCAATTCAATAGAACTACTTTATTGGAACGTCAGTTCATTATTATCATAGATAGAGTGAATCTTATAGATAGAtagacatatataaattaatagcaACGATctccaataaaaaaagtaaagtcatCCATGAGAAAATGGTGACAGAGTCTTCAACTACGACAGATGCTATGGCCATggtaagatttttttgaaatgaatatttctcATTCATTTTGAGGCAACTTTattgtgggattttttttttagggattgAAATTAGGGGGTGAGAACTTGGTGACCAAGTCTCTTGATAACATAGTGGGTAACCTATGGCAAGCACGACAGGAATCTTCCGGCTCGAGTATTGGGAATCAGGTATGTGAGAGCGACCAGCGGCGCCGTTAATCCTTTCTTTAATTATCTGTAAACTTCATAATTGGCTCTGATgacgttgttgttgttgtagttgttgttttccttattattattattatttgttatatgtataacaaataaCATTTGGCGAATtctttaaagattaaaatatcattaggaGTTTTTACAgatgtttttaattatcatgGGTCTGATTAAAAATAGAGATTCATAAATCATCCTCTCCACAAAGGAccatctatctatatatatatttttttttattgcaattatAGTCACCCCGTAATGGGGACGAAGACATGATGAGTGATCCAGATAATGAAATATCCAGTCCACGAAGGGATTCTTCTCCAGATGAGAACCACGGCACAGTCCGACTAAAAGTAAGGATGCAATGATTATAAATGAATTGCTCAATTTCTGATGATTGTCGTCTTAACATTTTTGCAGGATCAGCGTGACCTTATCAAGGATGACCGCAATGACGCAGCGGCTGCCTTTCTTGCTGGACTACCGCATTTTCCCGGCTTTGAGGCTGCTCTTTCTCGACATTCACGTGACTTCCTTAGTAACCCCAACAGTCTTCTCTCCACGGCAACCTCACGCACACCCCTTCCCCCCTCAGGGGGTACCAATTTTCCATATTCACCCTCTAACAACAATACCAAGGATCGGCTAGGAAGTCCCTCATCGCCCCGTTCAAATGGAAGGAGTGGGGGAGACTCTTCTGAGCGGGGTGGAAGCGGTGGCGGGGATAACTCTTCACAGAATTGGAGCTTTGAGGAACAGTTTAAGCAGGTAAGGGAggaatttacttatattttcttagagCATCTTGGTGTAATTAGATATTAAATTCGCATTAAgactcaagtttttttttgtttttttggcaaaaCTCCAAATCaaagacattattttttattgaataaaagcaAAGATCATGGGACAAAAAGCAACGATATACATGAATatacctacattttttttatatgtgtaccCAGAATCATTATTTTGATTACCTAAATTATCACTtaccttgatttttatttaggtaaagaatttactttttatattcttctataTAGTTCATTCAtcgtctattttttatttattgttactgATCTTTATGATTTCTGTCTTTTGTGATGTGTCGTAAAtagtttcttcttttcctttaaaTCTCTTAGATCAACTATTTATTAacgaattattattaataaatacatattcatataaCAATTCCCATCTATTCCTCTATGTCTCATCAAATAGTTGTACGAAATCGATGATAACCCCAAGCGCAAAGTCTTTTTGGACGAACTCTTTTCCCTTATGCAGAAACGAGGTAGGTAGTAATACAATTATCCATGGACCCTCAACCCCCACACTTTCCTATTTATTAGGCTCACCCATCAACCGACTTCCCATCATGGCCAAACAAGTCCTGGATCTATTTGAACTCTACAACCTAGTCCTTGCCCGAGGAGGCCTCGTGGaagtcattaataaaaaactctGGCAAGAGGTCATCAAAGGCCTTGGCCTTCCTAGCTCAATCACTTCTGCTGCATTTACACTCCGTACTCAATACACAAAGTACTTGTATCCTCTGGAATGCATGCAACGCAATCTATCCAATCCAGGTGAGCTTCAAATGGCCATTGAAGGGAATAAGCGTGAGGGGAGACGGAGCTCCTATGGGCCGTATTCAGATGCAGTGGGACACATGGCTGCTGCAGCTGCGGGACTTCATCCACAACAGATCTCTGCCATGTCCCTTGTCAACCAAAGAGTACAAGCACATGTGGGACAACAGCATCCGCATGGCGGTGGAAATGGAGGACCTGGAAATGGATTTCcttgtaagtatatatatatatatatttttttttttttttttttgctttgcaTGTTGAAGGAgcattcatttttcatttcatttatttgcaaCCACAAAATTGATTCACATAATAGTATACCATACATATTTTGCAATAGATGGATATATCTATCTGTGTGTGTTTTCCTTTCATACGAAGGAATTGATAGTTAGTCATTATTGTTTAGTATGataatgaaaacaaatataaatatgcgCTACACCCTTAAAACAAACAGCCTCGTATGGGaggacaaataaacaaacaataaaacaaataaataaccaGGTGGGGACTGGATTTCTAACCTcatattaaatgtcaaaaacaaaaggaaaagaaagaaggaaaatcaTAACCCCCCTATTTGTTTCCTTTCCAGCCTCAATTAGTCCACCCTCCAACTTCCCAGGGGCTCAAGATCCCATGTCTGCCCTCGAGATGACCCGCTTAGCACTATGGAAAATGTACAATCAATCCGGAGACTTTCAATGTCCTCCATCCCTACCTCAAGACTTTGAAGACAAAAAAGGACCAGCTCTCATCCTGGTCTGAACTTACACCACACCAACAACATCAAACACCATCCCCATCTCCCTTCTCATCCTTCAGAAACCCCAGAAAGGTTGACCAACGGCCATAAAAGACTCTCAGAAGATAGAGAAATCAGTAGTTCCCCCAAGCGAGTACATACAGAAGAGGACAGACCCTCATCCCGTGTCCTTTCCATTCCtgaagaagaggaggaggaagaacTGGTCGAGACACAGCCTCGTCTCACGGCGGAAGATGAGGCCATGTCTGAAGAGAAGAAGAGAGGTGGAAGAGTGAATGTAGAGGAAGAAGAGGAAATCGAGGTGAGAGAGTCACCGAGGAAAGTACAGAGTTTGAATCAACTACCCGGAGCTAACATCAAAATTGCAAGTCGTGGTAAGATTagaatcccccccccctcttatATCAgcttatttatgaaaaacttgTTTTGTCTCTGTGTGATTAGGCGATGGTAAATCCAAGGATTCCTCTCTGGTAGTGAGTATGGAAATCAATGGGATTTCATATCAGGGTGTACTCTTTGCACAACCTCTTCAAAGCACCAACACCAAATCCTTTACAGAGTCCTCCTCAACGACTTTATCTTCATCCTAGTGTAGAAACATACtttgtctttaaaattaaatttctatctATCTATTacctacaataaatataatatgaacttAGTATATATCTCTACAAACACTTctaactatattattattattattcatattttgtagaatcccatcccgaaaaaaaaaaagaaatgtttattttttaaaagattatttttatatttaaaaacatggaaaaaaaaaaaatacatacaaaaatgttttgtgcCAAATTCTTCGTCTTTTTTTCCAGTCACCACCCAAAATTTAGTTACCTTACTTACTTTTTATTGTACGTACAAGTCATTCATCTCCTTTTCCCCTCAACTTCCAGGAGCCAAAGTTTTTTAGTAGCCCAATGAGTATTAATTGTTCCATAtgtaccaatatttttattttacttattataactgtttttttttaaacaataaaaacaaatgttatgggtattatttttgaaacaaaagaaaTTCTTTCATATGCTTACTTGTCAATTTGTGCAGATCGTGTTTGTCTGACTGTCTCTCAGAATTTCCTAAAGCCATCAGCACTTCTACCAGGGGCGTACGCAGGAGGTAGGAGGGAGGGGGTGTACCCGCCCCAagattaaagaatttttgctttctagcaaaaaaatttaattatttgaaattttttcgcataaaagttaattttttggaaacagctgtgaattttttaatttttttttttaaaaaaatttctccaaaaaaataactgtaagcaaacaactgtagatttttgaattttttttcaaaaatatttaatatttgaatttcaatttttaaatttttttacaaaaaatttaattttctgtaaatagctataaacttttcaatattttcttcaaaaatttaatatttgaaattattttccgagaatttaatttttagcaaacaactgtggattttagaaaaaaatttcaaaaaaaaaattatttgaagcttaattttttctcaaaaaaattaaattttttgtaaatgactataaatttttaaatattttctcaaaattttatttgtagcaaacaattgtaaattataacatttaaaaaaaaaaaaaaattatatttgaaattttttcgaaattttttttttttgatttttcgaaatttttttttccaaaaatcaagccccctCCAAAattaatcctacggacgcccttgATTACCTATATTGAATGTCTTGAAACAGGCTCttaattctataattatgtatttctctctttgtttgttTGAGGACTTCTGTGAAGTTATCAGATAAAAAGTTTCGCCCTTACTTCTTATTGTGAGTATCATGTTATTGTCGTTCTCATCACccaataatatcaatattatgttaatatgttactttattatttttgacaataataatagttatacttaatgaaataatattagtaaataaattctttaaaacaaGAAAACTCTGTatcatatttctaaaaatgaggGATCCATTCATTCTTAAACACATGAAAATGCCATTCCAACAAGCCTTTTATGGTGATACGTGAATTTAATGGGGGGTTCGTAAAATCGAGGGTACCCTggaaataacttaaaaatgacaacattaatataaatgatctctttataataagaataatgaaATACAACTCACAATAGTTCGTTAAGTGAGGGTCCCCTGATTCTGATACTTGGGGGAATATGTATATCAGAATAGGTGAATTAAATAGTTCTGATCATTTTTTCGCTTTCTTTTGAGAACAAAATCAACATAgataggattatccgatttaaatGGACCCAAATAGTTTTCttgctaatcttcagttcctatGCAGTTGAATAAGTGCCCACATGCTGGTTCAACTCACTATTTCCATTATATTAACGACATTTCCGGCGTCCAAACTACCAGAATCGTTGAAACCACTGCTTTTCTATTGTATGCGATACtgtccataaacagcacattTTTTTGGCCGCTTGCTTTGACTTTTGACCTTGATACTAAAGAATATATcgaatttcctctttttttaacttcaattttGAACGAATGTAACACACACTGGCTTCACCAAGACACAAAACTATTaatagcctttttttaaagtgtaagcctaacctttaagcatactttaagccttttttatacaatgtatTGATCATGAAATAAAGCTCACTAACGACATCCAGAGAAAAACCCACAGAACTTTTTACTGAACCTAATATTAATCCGGTAAATttagactattttaatacaaaaataaaagcattttgTGGCATGTTATAAGGCCCAAATGCTCAGAGTTATATGCCTCCTAAATATATCATAACAACCATGTAATTTGATTAGATCAACATGAAATGATACTATCAAcatatagttggtaattagaaagGCCAACCTTATGattaaataaagcattttaagacgaagaaattgtaCAGAGATTATAACTGAGATAGTCAGGTAATGATGCTGTCTTCATCAAATAATTTCCTGTAAAAGTGTCTAACTAAGAATTATTTGGTCTCTTGCATAAAGTATCAATAGTATGAGGTTTTCCctctttgcaaaatattaataatatgtaagaaTAAACGAGACTAGAACTAGCCTTGATAAATAATGTAATCATTAGgactaatttatactttttgttttctttattatttatttaaaggccGTGACCTTTACAAATAAGAGTAAATGATAATATGTTCGAATGTGATACGAATTTAAACACAAAACATacgcctgttttttttttgcatctttgtATTGTAATGATCACAATATTTATATAGGGATAATTtgagagggggaggggggatgaTTATTGTACAGGTGGGAAGGTGATTATTGGAGAGACGAGGATGAGGGGTCAGTCAGTCCTTTCcaataatatacaaaacattttatttattacaacaaCAAAACGGTTATATAGAGATTATATAGGATATATCaaaggaattataataattttttgtcagaacgtattataataaatattcaattataaatattatatatgtatatcttaaaaatgattaaatttatggTAGATAGAATTGAAGGGAACTGGCTCCAGGGGTTATTATTTGAACATCATCAATATGGAAGACATTCTTTGACAATCTTATATGGTGTAGTTCTATTAAACGTTTGCAAATTTCTCGGGACTCATTCCATCCCCCTGCAAGCAAACTGGATGGAATACGAACACACACTAATGGTGTGTAAGTCCTGTAAAGATATCACTCATCATCTCAGTTGCTCCTTATGCTTTCCTACGATAATATACCCAGTCTTCTTTTAGTGAGGAACAAAAACGTTTTGCgcttttgtgtattttgtgaGAATTGAAACGATAAAATAGACAGCTAAAACGGTCGAATGCACTGCTCGATTCGTccacaaattcaaaaaaaaacttgtagaaCAGGCTAGTGAGGACCCACTGACGATAATTTCCCGAAAGCTTTGTGACCCGGAATATCCCAAAATTGTCCAAAATCCTGCTTAACAGaggaaaacaaacaaaaaaattgataagaatCCTGGCCAATCAATGACAGCATCAACATAGCCTCCTGTTAAACTGCCCATCGTGTCTTCAATGAAGATTGACAGTCATCTTCTAACCCCttcaaataagaagaaaatggTCTCCCAAACCAAGGCTTTGATCAAGTTAAAACAGAAGTCTCCCATGAAAGATCTTGTATGGTTCttcatagatgaaaaaaatttctttcaacCCCAAAATCACAACTCAAGGAACAATAGATGTTGGGCAAAAAGTACTTTTAACGTCCATAGGATCATGACGGCTAAGTACTCACAACAAGCAATGATTCTTGACGTTATTAGTAGCAAAGATCACATTATGGCACCCTTCATCTTCAAGCAGGGCCTGAAAATTAAGCCCAACGTCTACAT is part of the Lepeophtheirus salmonis chromosome 14, UVic_Lsal_1.4, whole genome shotgun sequence genome and harbors:
- the LOC121129267 gene encoding LOW QUALITY PROTEIN: uncharacterized protein (The sequence of the model RefSeq protein was modified relative to this genomic sequence to represent the inferred CDS: deleted 2 bases in 1 codon) is translated as MVTESSTTTDAMAMGLKLGGENLVTKSLDNIVGNLWQARQESSGSSIGNQSPRNGDEDMMSDPDNEISSPRRDSSPDENHGTVRLKDQRDLIKDDRNDAAAAFLAGLPHFPGFEAALSRHSRDFLSNPNSLLSTATSRTPLPPSGGTNFPYSPSNNNTKDRLGSPSSPRSNGRSGGDSSERGGSGGGDNSSQNWSFEEQFKQLYEIDDNPKRKVFLDELFSLMQKRGSPINRLPIMAKQVLDLFELYNLVLARGGLVEVINKKLWQEVIKGLGLPSSITSAAFTLRTQYTKYLYPLECMQRNLSNPGELQMAIEGNKREGRRSSYGPYSDAVGHMAAAAAGLHPQQISAMSLVNQRVQAHVGQQHPHGGGNGGPGNGFPSSISPPSNFPGAQDPMSALEMTRLALWKMYNQSGDFQCPPSLPQDFEDKKGPALILVCLHHTNNIKHHPHLPSHPSETPERLTNGHKRLSEDREISSSPKRVHTEEDRPSSRVLSIPEEEEEEELVETQPRLTAEDEAMSEEKKRGGRVNVEEEEEIEVRESPRKVQSLNQLPGANIKIASRGDGKSKDSSLVVSMEINGISYQGVLFAQPLQSTNTKSFTESSSTTLSSS